The sequence AAGTTACTTTATGTGGGTGGAGAAAGGTGACTCAGTCAGTATTTGCAAAGACCCTTGGGTGCCAAACAATGACCAGTTTGAGCCAATACCTAAAAAAGGTGTTTCAGCTGGCTAGGTGGGGATGGTGAATTTTCTCTAAGCAACCTGGTAGAAACTGAAATTTGGAGCTGTTGGATAACTTATTTGACAAAGAAATTAgcaagaacataaagaaaatgttCTTGAGTCTCGAATACCCTCCCTGATAGACCTATATGGCTAGGTAGTAGGAGCGGGAATTTCAGGGTGAAATCTATTTTCTTAATGGATAATTAGGAAAACGCAATTAAATCAAGGTAATGGAAGTTTTTGTGGAGTAGTAAGATTCATGATAGGTCAAAATTCTTTTTATGGAAAGTGGCAATTTGGGCGTCCCAACTAGGTCTAGTATGCTAGCAAGGAAGTGGGATGGGATTGCCTCTACATGCCCTCATGAATGTAAGGAGGTTGAGTTTGAAACTCACTTATTTTTCCAGTGCCATGGCTGTCCAAAGCCTTTTGGTTTGCAACTCCTTAGAATATCATATGGTCCCTAATATGGAAGTTCTCTACAAAAGTTTCTTGATTGCCTCATGGCTCCTAAGGTAATGTTGCCAATTGCAAAAGGGGATGAAGACtcgtttttttctttatgcTACAACTTTGTTAGAAAGTATCCGGTCCATCCAAAACTCTTTGGTCTATGAAGGAAAAGCCTTTTCCATTAACGATGCCATTtctattttgaatttgaagttCTCTGAGTTCTCTGTTTTGTAACATCCTAATTCTCACTCTAATAGATGCACCCGAAGTGAGAGTGCCATTTGGTTACTGCCACCACAAGGTGTTATGACGATCAATTCTGACGTGGCTATAACAATGGCCATTGCTTTAATGGTTTGGTGGTGAGGAATGCTGATGGTGGGTTGATCAAAGTTCAAACTTGCAAGGAGTCTATTCATATCCCAGAAGTTGTTGAGCTCTTCGCGATTCAACAAGCTATCTTGATGGCTAAGGATAGTGGCAAGAAGAATATCCTATCTAAATGTGATTCCAAAGTGGTGGATTTTTTGAATTGGCCAACGAACCAAAAATTACACTGGTTTTTTAATTccattgtttttgctttttgattCCATTGTTTTTGGTTGGGTCCCTCAGATCAATCAATTGTTTAGCTCATAATTTGTGCCAATGGGCTTGTAAATTTGATAAAGTGGGCCTATGGCCTGCATCtcatttgtttcatttttatgaaaatatcaagGACTCTTTTAAATGGACCATGCTCTttactttaaaaatataacatttaaaaaagaattcaaatagattttttattttaaattttttatataaggaATTGGTTTgactttccaaatataaatagtcaaaatcattcttcatttcaataatatataaatttaattgaatataacACATGTTCATATGccactattataatattttaagagATAGgtaacttataaaaaaaagaagggctacaaataaaataataaatatctatagagaaaaaaaaattatgaacataaataaaaatttttgttgaaggatattttcaaattttactaATTATCTCAAAAGATGTTGTTTATTATACAAaagatgtttttttattttttaagaatctCTTGGAGATGCATTGAGAAGTGTCTGTGGATCAAGAGAATGGTAGGTTTGCAAACTCTTAATCTGCTGGCAAGCTTTCCTTCTTCTTAGTTAGCTTGtcttttttggtttataaaataccctttttttagcccaaaaaaaaaaaaaagaattaatcatCAACTCCTAATTGCTCTTGTGATTCATTATGCAAATGTAATGCAAGAGATCTTGAAAATCAAGTTGTTTCCGATGATGAAAAgtgcatttttattattttttttatgttatatgaaaTTGATGAAAATCCAATATTTAAAGGTCGATAATGTTATAAGACTGGTATCTGATGATAAGATAGGGAGTGAATAAATGAACTCCCTTTGGAGCTACTTGCTTTAGTGCAAATCAACAAGGATTGGAGCTGTTGGATGTTGCTCTAGAATAAACATGGGTTTTTTGCATGTAGatgcaataattaaaaattattgttgtgTGAGAGAACAAGGCagctttcatttaaaaaaaaaaaaaaaattattgttgtgTGAGAAAGCAAGGCAgctttcataaaaaatatatatacaaaaaaataaaaataaaataaaataaaaaaagggctaGGGAGCTTTTATGGATATATTGGGTTGGTTTGGTGACGATACTAATTGACAGCatagtattaatatatatactaacGAGCGttcatcgaaaaaaaaaaaaaacaaaaaaaaaaagaaaaaaaagggaggaaagCTAGGCAGCTGTTATGGATATAAGGGGTGGTTTGGTGACAGTAGCAATTGACAGCACAGTATCCTTAATATGCTAACCAGCATCGGGCAAGTTACAACATGCAATCCAAGGCGTTTTAAGTAAACCAGGGCGCATCCCATTTTGTACTATATGGCACACAGCTTGACCCGGGGTGGGATCTCGCCTGCAAAAGATCAAGATATGCGTGTTTAGCcatctattttttaaataattttttattccgtATAAcacaaaactatttttaaaataaaaaattatctgaTTGAGTATTACTTTTCAAAacagttttagaaaataaataaaaaaaaattttaaaaataataaaataatatttttatctattttgaaaataataaaatatatattattttaatttgttttttttattgtttttttttatctgtgtTTTTCTATCTTATAAAGAGAAAgttgtagaaaaaaaatattatttcaaatttttagaatattttagagagagaaagttgtagagaaaaaaatatagaatattataCCTTGATAAATgtatccaattaaattttcttattctcttattttatcttcctcttttttcaaaaaaaaaattaatagaataacttaaaaaagtagctatttctttttttttttaatcctttataagttacatcaattattttttattttcttttccttcgtTATATAcctattagttttttattttttatttttttttatcttacttctttcatcaatgttttttttttgacaaatatttcttatatcaattatttattttgctattttgttctttttccttatcaaatattctctctctctctctctctctctctctctctcttttctattttgttctttttcctaattttccatttctcctttattccattattttttttaatttttcatttatatcagattttttttttatttttcaattttcactttttctttttcattgtttttctattCTTCTAtaagttattcttttttttttttcccttatctcCAATTTTTAGTTCCCTTTATCTcccattgtatttattttttttatttttattgtttatttttatttttatttttcctctgcAACAATGTCAAAAAGATCTAAACATATGGCTTGACCATGTTGGTAACatataaaagttaataattttattattatgctaaTATAAGATTTTATAGATGTTTATAGTTTGAAATATTATGTTAAACTTGTagaatttaatttcatataaaccTCTTCAGATttgcattaatttcaatttaatttctaaGGTTTTAAAAACGTCATTACCTCCTCTCAGGTTgcaaaaagttttcatttttttttccaattatttcattcacaccccttaaaataatttcatctacATCCCCCTATAATAGTCCcagttataattttcaaaatcgaAGAggctaaattgaaattaattcaaACCTGTGAGTCTAGATGAAATattctcaaaaaaatatatagttatcaatattatatataatgttaatcaattaataataactaaaagaaagttcaacagaaaataaatgttatattatattttgatatattatatatatatataattcattaatatgtgaatgcattaatatatatatatatatatatatatatatatattatatataaggctccttgtatgtaaaaaaaaattcattttatgtaaaaaaaaatgtagaaaaaaatgaaaacttaaaaaaaaaaaaatttaattatttagccaaacatgttttctgttttttagttttaaaaattgttttcaaatattaatgGTCAAATGCTCTTTGTTTtcattaaacaacaaaaaatagttttccattttttattttgaaaataatgtttcGAAAACAGAAAATATGACCAAACAGGCcgcaatttttttgttttttgtttttttttttttttttgcaaaaactaattatcttcttttaatttattattattattattattattatttttgggggGAGTAGGCTATTTGGATTTATTCAatctatgcaattttttttctttttttcttttttcttttttttttttgtttaactgcttattttttcctttttggttttttttttttttggttttgttttctttttaatttttcctttctttttttattttccttacttaatataataaaattcatgtaataactataaaaaaaatattcaatttttttaattttttaattattaatgttaaaGCTTCCTATAAGTATTTTAACAGTTAATATTACTTAActttaaataatgtaaaataccatcatgaataacaataaagtaacttaatttgataaattatgagtaatttaacaattttaaaaaattaaaatcaattcgaCCTAATTtgaactatatttttatttttaaaagattagatgaataatgataaaagatcaatttttatatttttaataatgtagttacttaagaaaattatatatatatatatatatataaaagatcaattttattttgtcaaaattaattttttaataaaaatttgtagTACAATGCAATCTTATACCAAACAATGTACAATATTATTAACAcaatacaatttaatacaataccATCTAGTTCAATATAGTGCAACAGAATTATTACACTACCTGCATATCGAACATACCCGATAGGCACAAGGTCGAAAGAATTGcattaattaactatatatatattaattataatagaaggaacaaattaattaagatgCATCAGCAATTAATCACCCTAGCACGGAAGACATATAGAAGAGAGGATCCCAAGAGGCATTAGCACCTTGGCAAACCTCAAATTGCTGGTGATCCGATGACCAAAACCCTTCAGATGTCCCATGATGTATTGCGGAAGATGAACTCAAATTAGCATCAACCTTAATTGTTGGCGGCTCCAAAGAGCAGTAGAACTTATCCGTATATGACAAATTATTAACACTACTTGAATCAAGCCTGGGCACGGCCCAAGTCACAGCAGCAAACAAGCCGTCTTGATCATGATGATCAGGAACCATATGCTTCAATTGTGGCACCCAAGACTCCAGATGATTAACCtgactattattattactgttaccATTAGACCACACAGCAGCGCTTGGCTGGGTTGATGTGGATATTATTGTTTGGGAATTATTACCCGCAGCCAGCTGATCATGATCATGGTGATGCCACTGGACATTCCCAACGTGGTGATGATGTGAGAGGAGATGATCTGGCTGCATGGGGTTCGAATTCGCATATGATGATCCATCTCCATTAATAGTAATACTACTAGTAGCGGCGGTCGTGGATGTTGATGCCTTTAGCTCTGCgttagtattattattgttgttgttgttgctacctttgattttgatattattgttgttgGGTAACAGCGGAAGCACCCGAAGTCCCCTTCCATCAAGTAACTTAGCCTTAAGAGCACCAAGAAGACCTTCTTCTGTTTCAGTCGTCCCTATTGAGTTGCCACCGCCGCAGCATATGTCCTCAAACGAAAAGGGCTCGGCGTGATCGCCGCTAGAAGTAGTGCCGATATGGGATGCGGAGGAGTGACGATGATGTGGTAAGTCGAAGTTAGTACGGGCATTGACACCCCGCAAGGCTCGCGCTGCATCATCGTATGCGCGGGCCGCATCTTCGGCAGTGTCGAAGGTTCCAAGCCAAAGCCTAACCTTCTGCAGGGAGTCCTTGATCTCCGCCACCCATCTTCCCGAAGGTCTCTGACGAACTCCCACAAATCTATGGTGACCCCTCGATGACGATTTCCTTCTTCCCCTAATGCCACTATCGCTTGGTGGCCCCATTTCTTATTATTTGAATCTATCCATTGGTTTTCTTATACTGATTCTCCCGAAAATGAGCATCTCTAAGTGCGTATACGGACATTCACACAGTGCCAAATGCGTCGCAATTGCAGGCCCTTCTCATTGTTTTTGTCGCCGCTATTCCTTTTCTTCGTAAACCCACAAACAATCATAATAGACATCTCCGCTTAGCGTTATGGTCGGTCTTCCATTTGCCGTCTTTTCAGCTTTGATGACTTCGTCATTGCATGTGTAGcatgtcatcatcttcattcttttttaatttttgtttttttttttaattttttattattatgatatatGACGTATACCTTTATTAATTCAAGATATTACTATATTACATATGAAATGGGATGAGAATAATGATTGGGAATGAAGAAGCCATTCGGTTCGGGGGAATAAAGGAAAATTGATGCAGCAAACAGAGAATCAATCCAGTTAACCAAACAAcagaagaaaaatatagaaaagatacagaaaactaaaaatttggaagagcagagcagagagaaagagaaatacgTACGGGGTAAATCCCAGGGCTCCCATTTGCATCCGTCGACTTCGGGGATGACTGTGAAAGAGTGAGTTGGAAAAATAAAAGCTCTGTTATTTCATTGCTATACAGGGGATGTTAAATACAATTACATAAAGGCTATACAAGGTAATGCATTTAATTATACACGGTAATACAGCTATTTCTAAATATTACATAAGGTGAGAAATATATATGGAAAACTATCACAGCAGATACAGCTAGGCATATCAGATAAAGATGGGAAATTAATTTTGTGGGATAGTGTCCTTAATAATGACTTGGATGTTGGAATTATGGCCATTGATCTTGAGCCTTAGGTAGTGGTTGATGAGCTCGTCATCGGTGGGCCTAATTCTAAAACGTTGAGGCAGCAATTCCAGCTACACTacgttgaaaaaaaattttggagtttggaggtaaaacttaaaaatagaaGATTTAGAAAAAGAGGTTACTTGTTTTATTTCTCACTTCTTGCTTTCTTTTTGGCATcatccaaactttttttttggcatcATTCGAAATCAAAGatattatctttatttatatTAGTGGTACCTCCGAAAATCATTGGCAAGGGTTTTACCAATTCTAATCTAATGATTACAAATATCTCTCTAGAACCTCCTTATACATTCTAGACAATTCTATagaatatgttaaaataaatttttagatgagATTTTTTTAGAATATACTAAGCTCTTATTTAGACAAGATGTTTCAAGAAGTTGGATTTTACTTGAATAATCAAGGCCCAAATACTAAAAAcccaaaatcaagtttatatttcaacacACTGCTCCCATATCTCCCCTTCACGCGCGCAGTCAATCGGCTGATTTTCGCTCACTCTATTCCTTCTCGTCTGTAAAACTGTAATTTGTGTACAGTTGTCGAATTGGAGAGGGTAGAAGAGAGAAAGTAAGCGCACACAGACTCGTCAAAGCCTAATTGTTGGGGGACAGGTATCCACGTGTATGAATTGAATCGATCTTTATGAAACTTGGGTGCTACTTCTTCGATTCCACCACCTTTTAGCtaacttgttttctttttgtttatggtcCTTCCTTTTTCAATAACATTAACCATCTGTCAATTTGGTAGCAAAGCAAAtaaatctattttaattttatttatttatttatttttttactacaCCCTTTTAATTAGAGTTTAATTAGAATACAAGTTTCGTTCTGCCTTATTTCTATGTCTTGTTAAACAGTCCAAGTATAgtccttttgtttttggttttggtcCCGAAGATCATATATATGAATTACTTCATAAGTAAAATTAATCCATTACTCAT comes from Ziziphus jujuba cultivar Dongzao chromosome 6, ASM3175591v1 and encodes:
- the LOC107404449 gene encoding AP2-like ethylene-responsive transcription factor PLT1, coding for MGPPSDSGIRGRRKSSSRGHHRFVGVRQRPSGRWVAEIKDSLQKVRLWLGTFDTAEDAARAYDDAARALRGVNARTNFDLPHHRHSSASHIGTTSSGDHAEPFSFEDICCGGGNSIGTTETEEGLLGALKAKLLDGRGLRVLPLLPNNNNIKIKGSNNNNNNNTNAELKASTSTTAATSSITINGDGSSYANSNPMQPDHLLSHHHHVGNVQWHHHDHDQLAAGNNSQTIISTSTQPSAAVWSNGNSNNNSQVNHLESWVPQLKHMVPDHHDQDGLFAAVTWAVPRLDSSSVNNLSYTDKFYCSLEPPTIKVDANLSSSSAIHHGTSEGFWSSDHQQFEVCQGANASWDPLFYMSSVLG